From Nicotiana tabacum cultivar K326 chromosome 20, ASM71507v2, whole genome shotgun sequence, one genomic window encodes:
- the LOC107808666 gene encoding putative late blight resistance protein homolog R1B-16 isoform X2 encodes MARECQNMTELVDSWTIKQLYDAAEHLADVRFFLEKLEQVQPENAISAQLGALFVEAYDGSSEIWSHMDQCQWTCTIRMMISKVLKIIKLENIAERLKPAKPSTSTSPMILEVLKITKPENIAKRIKASKPSSSPGLITMEMVGFIEVLLDTAHDKLLSFSLVHASRLYVLKRKLRYLQVFFTLTTRWCIEHENMKDLFTHVEDVAYTATHMCFLGVGKAMDREFSELLEKISPFKPELRQIYKSLLTVSKSSLLDTTMNVRISPFSFVSALQEDLKELVIRDTSLKVFLDNQIPWLQQGLLYLSRYLRDIEIEFTPLEEFNSLQSNIVALAIEAAIAIYSSYDEEMDETTEMKRVFFHLQLKFSHVKLEACLIKLLNSESTIVAPLKDLIHYIREELIFLGTFLMDSLEKCKEQIKITDFLTLIQSVTSQAWSVTLSHDSEQEDLSRQTNRLHVQLLLKFKFIKAAIRQMCPDISALSTLDHPTIDLLNFLPINFEVIDSYFNMLKSSKAPSSDSPKMDEILMGFHEYIISKLLLKDETNFTFTAANEDKFFYNGLLLLATYLVDPLVHHSGGHKKEDNLLTGFGTVAIESESAICLSYEDVVDSNKIRKVNLVLQFLTIAFKLIESQRILMDLLKHKATLEAQILDLIESAHEDLIFLRAFLMDLLMRHTELNEVHDLLRHAEGTANKLVQVCGFCYEGFMDGGSTEKMLLSLSDLPQEIESVKVEVRKVWFQLLDASPWNVTDGEDIIFLLNHQDRVLNSDDYSISYLKNQVPVVKEKLVYLGSFLADIIQHRDMHQELQDLMKRVQDIMFVCFFHVKGYTPAWHDMLHLSDVKQLLRFVEAEVKMFCFKVPDSSCYSFPKTNGLGFLDCFLGKLGELSSSKLDLIIDLKHQIQLLQDGLLCLRSLTDQFAESYDEHDEVYGRITSSTEIAYKAEYVIDSCLACSYPLWYKVLWISEVVKNINLVNAVVSETCERKNNDVAVTAAAKTSGNLLPSLSANTPRTNEEMEGFQDAMNELKKQLLEGSPELDVISIFGMPGLGKTTLAKKIYSDPIVTSYFDVRAQCCVTQVYSWRELLLTILNDVLEPTDRNLKEDGELADELRRFLLTKRFLILVDDVWDTKVWDYLHMCCRGSRNGSRIILTTRLSDVASYAQCYSKPHHLRLFRDDESWTLLQKEVFQGEICPPELLDVGFRIAKTCGGLPLFIVLVAGVLKEKKKKAELWKEIEESLGSQNIGCLEESMSMIGFSYKNLPHQLKPCFLYFGGFLKGKNIHVSKLTRLWLAEGFVQANKGPEDAAQGFLEDLISRNLVMDVEKKPNGKVKTCRIHDLLHKFCLEKAKQENFLLRINGFCVGDTFPEKPMEYILFIHSSEDHIDQWQPSRSNVRSLVLNVIDPDNLLWPHNISFIFDSFKLVKVLDLESFNIGGTFPSEIQSLIHLRYFAARTGASSIPSSIAKLWNLETFVVRGLGGEVKLPSSLLKLVKLRHIHVKNCASFSLHDNMGESLADCQLDNLETFSTPHLSYGEDTEMILRKVPKLRKLSCIFSETFGYSKIVMGRCVLFPRLESLSHLESLKLVSNSYPAKLPHVFSFPSRLRELTLSKFRLPWSQISTIGELPNLEILKLHLRAFEGNHWEVKDSEFPELTYLELDDINIAQWSVSDNAFPKLKCLVLTKCKRLEKIPSHFDDSVSLRSIEVNWCNLSVAESAQEIQTTQHEEMANGAFTVRIQPPDWATRSSPLTLI; translated from the exons ATGGCCAGGGAGTGTCAGAACATGACGGAGCTTGTAGATAGTTGGACAATTAAGCAATTGTATGATGCTGCAGAGCATCTAGCGGATGTAAGGTTTTTTCTCGAGAAACTGGAGCAAGTTCAGCCTGAGAACGCGATATCTGCACAACTGGGGGCACTATTTGTAGAAGCTTATGATGGATCTTCTGAGATATGGTCTCACATGGATCAATGCCAGTGGACTTGCACCATCAGAATGATGATTTCAAAGGTGCTTAAAATAATTAAACTGGAGAATATTGCTGAGCGACTCAAACCTGCAAAGCCATCCACATCAACTAGCCCAATGATTTTAGAGGTGCTGAAAATAACTAAACCCGAGAATATTGCTAAGCGAATCAAAGCTTCAAAGCCGTCAAGTTCACCTGGCCTAATCACTATGGAGATGGTGGGTTTTATCGAAGTTTTGCTTGATACTGCTCATGACAAACTGTTGTCCTTTAGTTTAGTGCATGCCTCTCGCTTGTATGTGCTTAAAAGGAAGCTGAGGTATCTACAAGTCTTCTTCACGTTAACGACAAGGTGGTGCATTGAGCATGAGAATATGAAGGATCTCTTCACCCATGTTGAGGATGTAGCTTACACTGCGACACACATGTGTTTCTTAGGGGTGGGCAAAGCTATGGATCGCGAGTTCTCTGAATTGCTGGAAAAGATAAGTCCTTTTAAGCCTGAATTGAGGCAGATTTATAAGAGCCTCTTGACAGTGTCAAAGTCATCATTGTTAGATACTACAATGAATGTAAGGATAAGTCCTTTTAGCTTTGTCAGTGCTCTCCAAGAGGATCTGAAAGAGCTAGTAATCCGTGATACTTCCTTGAAAGTTTTCCTTGACAATCAAATTCCGTGGCTTCAACAAGGACTTCTTTATCTTTCTAGATATCTCCGGGACATAGAAATAGAATTCACTCCACTCGAAGAATTCAATTCTCTTCAATCAAATATTGTGGCCCTGGCCATTGAAGCAGCAATTGCCATCTACTCCTCCTATGATGAGGAAATGGACGAAACTACTGAAATGAAGCGCGTGTTTTTTCATTTGCAACTGAAGTTTAGTCATGTCAAGTTAGAAGCCTGTCTGATTAAGCTACTAAACAGTGAATCCACCATAGTAGCTCCTCTGAAAGATCTGATTCACTATATCCGGGAAGAGCTGATATTCTTGGGAACTTTTCTCATGGATTCATTGGAGAAGTGCAAAGAACAAATTAAGATAACTGATTTTCTGACCCTTATTCAATCTGTGACTAGCCAAGCATGGTCAGTCACTCTTTCTCATGACTCGGAGCAAGAAGACTTGTCCAGGCAAACAAATCGCTTGCATGTACAATTGCTTCTTAAGTTCAAGTTTATTAAAGCAGCAATTAGACAGATGTGTCCTGACATTTCTGCATTATCGACACTAGACCATCCTACAATAGATCTGCTGAACTTTCTTCCTATTAACTTTGAGGTCATTGATTCTTATTTCAACATGCTAAAATCCTCAAAGGCACCATCCTCAGATAGCCCCAAGATGGATGAGATTTTGATGGGATTTCATGAATATATTATTTCCAAGCTTCTACTGAAGGATGAAACCAATTTTACATTTACTGCTGCAAATGAGGATAAATTTTTTTACAATGGGTTGTTGCTTCTGGCAACATATCTTGTCGATCCTCTAGTGCATCACAGTGGAGGACACAAGAAGGAGGATAATCTCTTGACAGGATTTGGAACTGTCGCAATCGAGTCTGAGTCTGCTATATGTTTATCTTATGAGGATGTTGTGGATAGCAACAAAATAAGGAAGGTCAATCTTGTTCTTCAGTTTTTGACAATTGCTTTCAAGCTTATCGAGTCTCAGAGAATCTTGATGGATCTACTAAAGCACAAAGCCACTTTGGAAGCTCAAATTCTGGATCTGATTGAAAGTGCTCATGAGGATCTTATTTTCCTTAGAGCTTTCCTCATGGATCTTCTCATGCGACACACAGAGCTTAACGAAGTGCATGATCTCTTAAGGCATGCTGAAGGGACTGCCAACAAGTTAGTACAAGTCTGTGGTTTTTGTTATGAAGGTTTCATGGATGGAGGTAGCACTGAAAAAATGCTGCTTTCATTATCTGATTTGCCACAAGAGATTGAGTCTGTCAAGGTAGAGGTCAGAAAAGTATGGTTTCAACTTCTGGATGCATCACCATGGAACGTGACAGATGGGGaagacattattttcttattaaacCACCAGGACAGGGTGCTGAACTCTGATGATTATTCAATCTCTTATCTAAAGAATCAGGTCCCAGTAGTCAAAGAAAAACTGGTGTACTTGGGCTCTTTCCTTGCAGATATTATACAGCATCGCGATATGCATCAAGAACTCCAAGACCTCATGAAGCGTGTTCAAGATATTATGTTTGTCTGTTTCTTCCATGTCAAGGGTTATACTCCTGCTTGGCATGACATGTTACATCTCTCTGATGTCAAGCAATTGCTTAGGTTTGTTGAAGCAGAGGTCAAAATGTTTTGTTTCAAAGTTCCAGATTCTTCATGTTATAGCTTCCCCAAGACAAATGGATTAGGATTTCTCGATTGTTTCTTGGGAAAATTGGGCGAGCTGTCAAGTTCTAAGCTCGATTTGATTATCGACTTAAAGCATCAGATTCAATTACTCCAGGACGGCTTGTTGTGTCTAAGATCATTGACCGATCAATTTGCAGAAAGCTACGATGAGCATGATGAAGTTTATGGTCGTATAACAAGTAGCACAGAAATTGCATACAAGGCAGAGTATGTCATTGACTCGTGCTTGGCCTGTTCTTATCCACTCTGGTACAAAGTTCTTTGGATTTCTGAAGTTGTTAAGAATATTAATCTTGTAAATGCAGTTGTTAGTGAGACTTGTGAAAGAAAGAATAATGATGTGGCAGTGACCGCAGCTGCAAAGACCTCCGGTAATCTTTTACCATCATTATCAGCCAATACTCCAAGAACAAATGAAGAAATGGAGGGATTTCAGGATGCGATGAACGAATTAAAGAAGCAGCTACTTGAAGGATCACCTGAGCTAGACGTTATCTCAATATTTGGCATGCCCGGATTGGGTAAGACTACACTTGCAAAGAAGATTTACAGTGACCCAATAGTCACCTCTTACTTTGATGTCCGTGCTCAGTGCTGTGTGACTCAAGTATATTCATGGCGAGAATTGTTGCTTACCATTTTGAATGATGTGCTTGAGCCTACTGATCGCAATTTAAAAGAAGATGGCGAATTAGCTGATGAGCTGCGTCGATTCTTGTTGACCAAGAGATTCTTAATTCTCGTTGATGACGTGTGGGACACTAAAGTGTGGGACTATTTACATATGTGCTGTAGAGGTTCTCGCAACGGGAGTAGAATTATTCTAACGACACGGCTGAGTGACGTTGCCAGTTATGCTCAATGTTATAGTAAACCCCATCATCTTCGTTTATTCAGAGATGATGAGAGTTGGACATTATTACAGAAAGAGGTGTTTCAAGGAGAGATCTGTCCACCTGAACTTCTTGATGTGGGGTTTCGAATAGCAAAAACTTGTGGAGGGTTGCCTCTCTTCATTGTGTTGGTTGCTGGTGTtctgaaagagaaaaagaagaaagcagAATTGtggaaagaaatagaagaaagtcTAGGTTCGCAGAACATTGGTTGCTTGGAAGAGAGCATGTCTATGATTGGATTCAGTTACAAGAATTTACCACACCAGCTGAAGCCTTGTTTTCTCTATTTTGGAGGATTTTTGAAGGGCAAGAATATTCATGTCTCAAAATTGACTCGGTTGTGGCTTGCCGAGGGTTTTGTACAAGCAAATAAGGGACCAGAAGATGCTGCACAAGGTTTCTTGGAAGATCTTATTAGTAGAAATTTAGTGATGGACGTGGAGAAGAAACCCAATGGCAAGGTGAAAACATGCCGGATTCATGATCTGTTGCACAAATTCTGCTTAGAAAAGGCCAAACAAGAGAATTTCCTTCTCCGGATAAACGG atTCTGTGTAGGGGACACATTTCCTGAAAAGCCTATGGAATATATACTGTTTATTCATTCTTCCGAGGATCATATTGATCAGTGGCAGCCATCTCGTTCAAATGTTCGCTCCTTAGTACTCAATGTGATTGATCCGGATAACTTGTTATGGCCGCATAATATATCTTTTATCTTTGACAGTTTCAAACTCGTTAAAGTGTTGGATTTGGAATCTTTCAACATTGGTGGTACTTTTCCGAGTGAAATACAATCGCTAATACATTTGAGGTACTTTGCTGCTCGTACTGGTGCAAGTTCAATTCCTTCATCTATAGCTAAGCTATGGAATCTTGAAACTTTTGTGGTACGAGGATTGGGAGGAGAGGTGAAATTACCTAGTTCACTTCTGAAGCTGGTGAAATTAAGGCATATACATGTAAAGAATTGTGCTTCATTTAGTTTGCATGACAACATGGGTGAATCACTTGCTGACTGTCAATTAGATAATCTGGAAACCTTTTCCACTCCACATCTATCTTATGGTGAAGATACAGAGATGATATTGAGAAAGGTGCCAAAATTAAGAAAGCTGAGTTGCATATTTTCGGAAACATTTGGTTATTCAAAGATAGTTATGGGAAGGTGTGTTCTTTTTCCCAGATTGGAGTCCCTAAGTCACCTTGAATCCCTCAAGCTTGTTTCCAACAGCTATCCAGCTAAACTTCCACATGTCTTCAGTTTCCCCTCAAGACTAAGGGAATTGACTTTATCAAAATTTCGTCTACCTTGGAGCCAAATTTCAACGATCGGAGAGCTGCCTAACTTGGAGATTCTTAAGTTACATCTCAGAGCCTTTGAAGGGAATCATTGGGAGGTGAAAGATTCAGAGTTCCCTGAACTCACATACTTAGAATTGGACGACATCAATATTGCACAGTGGTCTGTATCTGATAATGCTTTTCCTAAGCTTAAATGTTTGGTTTTAACCAAATGTAAGCGGCTTGAGAAAATCCCTTCTCATTTTGATGATTCTGTATCTCTAAGAAGCATTGAAGTAAATTGGTGCAACTTGTCAGTTGCCGAGTCAGCCCAGGAAATTCAGACAACGCAACATGAAGAAATGGCAAATGGTGCGTTCACTGTTAGAATACAGCCTCCAGATTGGGCTACAAGATCATCTCCTTTGACTCTTATCTG A